One stretch of Novosphingobium pentaromativorans US6-1 DNA includes these proteins:
- a CDS encoding FadR/GntR family transcriptional regulator translates to MSEVKSKPRKIGGASLVDEAAKKLRILALSREHGEFLGSEEEMIERLQVSRPTLRQASARVVQENLVSIKRGVGGGYFASRPGSLSVSRMAALYLMSRNAGLSETTAAMKPIRAELAMRAAACTDAELRAKLRNFIEQQTAALSAYTDSDEDSQGYREFLRSEREFGQILGAMSQNSVLILLLEILYDFSSQLRRGQDVLIDRPDRVRTYRELRLKLANTILEGDVEMAELASHRCSTTIDEWMDEGLKNTMFTDTVLHDD, encoded by the coding sequence GTGAGTGAAGTCAAAAGCAAGCCCCGCAAGATCGGAGGCGCCTCGCTTGTCGATGAGGCCGCCAAGAAATTGCGCATTCTCGCGCTTTCCCGGGAGCATGGGGAGTTCCTAGGCTCCGAGGAAGAGATGATCGAACGGCTTCAGGTCAGCCGCCCGACCCTGCGGCAGGCATCGGCCCGGGTCGTGCAGGAGAACCTGGTCTCGATCAAGCGCGGCGTGGGCGGCGGCTATTTCGCGTCGCGCCCCGGTTCGCTGAGCGTCAGCCGGATGGCAGCGCTCTACCTGATGAGCCGCAATGCCGGCCTGTCCGAAACGACGGCGGCCATGAAGCCGATCCGCGCCGAGCTTGCCATGCGCGCTGCCGCCTGCACGGATGCAGAGCTGCGGGCCAAGCTTCGCAATTTCATCGAGCAACAGACCGCGGCCTTGTCAGCGTACACCGACTCGGACGAAGACAGCCAAGGCTATCGCGAGTTCCTGCGCAGTGAGCGCGAATTCGGTCAGATTCTCGGTGCGATGAGCCAGAATTCGGTGTTGATCCTGCTGCTCGAAATTCTCTACGATTTTTCCTCGCAACTGCGCCGTGGACAGGACGTGCTGATCGACCGTCCCGACCGCGTTCGCACTTATCGCGAGCTGCGCCTGAAGCTGGCAAATACAATCCTCGAGGGCGATGTCGAGATGGCGGAACTGGCAAGCCATCGCTGCTCGACCACGATCGATGAATGGATGGACGAGGGCCTGAAGAACACCATGTTTACCGATACGGTCCTCCACGATGACTAA
- a CDS encoding TIGR03084 family metal-binding protein produces MTKRAAIEALCDDLLAECRELDRFVSALSDEDWTAVTPFFAWTVRDQILHLHQVDRFGLVSLAGADDFRALVTEVRARQAEGLELSEQVRREFAGSSHAKVLETWRQGYERICAELRAAADGYRIAWFGPEMGIASFATARLMEVWAHGQDIYDLFGVKREPTDRIRHICEIGVRTFGWSFRNRGLEVPKRPQVMLVAPSGEELRWDGESDEVVSGPALDFAMVVTQRRSPQDTRLVASGPAASQWLDIAQCFAGPPQTPAATGSRPPI; encoded by the coding sequence ATGACTAAGCGCGCAGCGATCGAGGCCCTGTGTGACGACCTGCTGGCGGAGTGCCGCGAGCTGGATCGATTCGTCTCTGCCCTGTCCGACGAGGACTGGACGGCCGTTACGCCGTTCTTCGCCTGGACGGTGCGCGACCAGATACTGCACTTGCATCAGGTGGACCGCTTCGGCCTCGTCTCGCTGGCCGGTGCGGACGACTTCCGCGCGCTTGTCACCGAAGTGCGGGCAAGGCAGGCGGAAGGGCTCGAGCTGTCGGAGCAGGTGCGCCGGGAATTTGCCGGGTCCAGCCATGCCAAAGTCCTGGAAACCTGGCGACAGGGCTATGAACGCATTTGCGCAGAGCTGCGCGCGGCGGCAGATGGATACCGCATCGCCTGGTTCGGCCCCGAAATGGGCATCGCCTCCTTTGCCACCGCCCGGCTCATGGAAGTCTGGGCACACGGGCAGGACATCTATGACCTGTTCGGCGTGAAGCGCGAGCCCACCGACCGCATCCGCCATATTTGCGAAATAGGTGTCCGCACCTTCGGTTGGTCGTTTCGCAACCGCGGGCTTGAGGTGCCGAAGCGGCCCCAGGTCATGCTCGTTGCCCCTTCCGGCGAGGAACTGCGCTGGGATGGCGAAAGCGACGAAGTGGTGAGCGGCCCCGCCCTGGACTTCGCGATGGTCGTAACCCAGCGGCGTTCGCCGCAAGACACCCGCCTCGTCGCCAGCGGTCCCGCTGCAAGCCAGTGGCTGGACATTGCGCAATGCTTCGCGGGTCCGCCGCAGACGCCGGCGGCAACCGGTTCCCGCCCCCCGATTTGA
- a CDS encoding SDR family NAD(P)-dependent oxidoreductase yields the protein MTQDFEGLNVLVTGAASGLGRATALEFAGRGASLTLVDVNAEGLDETRKACEAKGAKAITVPTDLSDAEACMAPVPAAIDAFGRLDALINVAGMLVFNHFPDTTVAQFDKVFAINVRAPFLLIQSALPHLLESEGAVVNVASASGVMGHAYTTAYGATKGAVIAMTKNLATEYWKSPLRINAVAPGAMMTPMASATKMDETYDMQLIAKGIGAREIARPEDLCEIIAYLASPRNKRVHGQVYSIDQGVTA from the coding sequence GTGACTCAGGATTTTGAGGGCTTGAACGTGCTTGTCACCGGTGCGGCATCGGGACTGGGCCGTGCGACAGCGCTGGAGTTTGCAGGTCGCGGTGCGTCCCTGACCCTGGTCGACGTGAACGCGGAAGGCCTCGACGAAACCCGCAAGGCCTGCGAAGCCAAGGGCGCGAAGGCAATCACGGTTCCTACCGATCTTTCCGACGCCGAAGCCTGCATGGCGCCGGTTCCGGCCGCGATAGACGCCTTCGGGAGGCTCGATGCCCTGATCAACGTGGCCGGAATGCTGGTCTTCAACCATTTCCCCGACACCACGGTGGCCCAATTCGACAAGGTCTTTGCCATCAATGTCCGCGCTCCGTTCCTGCTCATCCAGTCAGCGCTTCCCCATTTGCTGGAAAGCGAGGGCGCGGTGGTCAATGTCGCATCGGCTTCCGGAGTGATGGGCCACGCCTATACCACCGCCTACGGCGCGACGAAGGGCGCGGTCATCGCGATGACCAAGAACCTGGCCACCGAATACTGGAAATCGCCGTTGCGCATCAATGCCGTAGCGCCCGGAGCGATGATGACGCCGATGGCAAGCGCGACGAAGATGGACGAGACCTACGACATGCAACTGATCGCCAAGGGCATCGGCGCGCGGGAAATCGCCAGGCCCGAGGATCTGTGCGAGATTATCGCCTACCTCGCTTCGCCGCGGAACAAGCGCGTGCACGGGCAGGTCTATTCGATCGACCAGGGCGTGACCGCCTGA
- a CDS encoding class I adenylate-forming enzyme family protein: protein MSRQLHSIIAQALAGDGEKVALSYKGRDIRWSYLRKFAEELEDLLQQAGLGEAQQIGFVPRNRPAFAAAMLALLAGRRTIVMAYAFQSPEAIAADLRKLNLPAVIADEQDWTEETLAALSPGALAISLASDLDADEPVKLIAGDLKADRSGTAQPTAEPMVEMLTSGTTGAPKRSPMRFSTIETAVLAQGVLEQVGTDNEEGDPGTVNFPLSNISGIYSYLPYAVSRRLVLFQEKFNLDDWLAFVDRHQPTTVVIPPAGVRMLLDRKDVPDDALKSVKYVQVGTAAVDVDSHKAFEKRFGVAILLSYGATEFCGAATTMTAAQYEQFGEAKFGSVGKPTGQNIVRIVDPETRAQLPAGETGLIEVKIPMLGDDFIRTTDLGMLDEDGFLFHRGRNDGVIVRGGFKIMPGTIESVINRIEGVAVSSVVGAPNRRLGEVPVALIEMQPGHEPLPAAEVEKAIRAALPATNVPVAYLFPTELPRTPSLKIDLKTVKKMAADAVDEGAKV from the coding sequence ATGTCACGACAACTTCACTCCATCATTGCTCAGGCCCTCGCCGGTGACGGCGAAAAGGTCGCCCTAAGCTACAAAGGCCGCGACATTCGCTGGTCTTATCTGCGCAAGTTCGCCGAAGAGCTAGAGGACCTGCTGCAGCAGGCTGGGCTTGGCGAAGCGCAGCAGATCGGCTTCGTGCCGCGCAACCGGCCAGCTTTCGCGGCAGCGATGCTGGCGTTGCTGGCCGGTCGCCGCACTATCGTCATGGCCTATGCCTTCCAGTCTCCCGAAGCGATCGCCGCGGACCTCAGAAAGCTGAACCTGCCCGCCGTGATCGCGGACGAGCAGGACTGGACAGAGGAAACGCTGGCCGCCCTTTCTCCCGGCGCACTGGCCATTTCGCTTGCATCCGATCTGGATGCGGACGAGCCGGTGAAACTGATCGCCGGAGACCTCAAGGCCGACCGTTCGGGTACGGCGCAGCCGACCGCAGAACCCATGGTCGAGATGCTGACCAGCGGCACGACCGGCGCGCCCAAGCGCTCGCCCATGCGATTCTCCACGATCGAGACGGCAGTCCTGGCGCAAGGCGTGCTCGAACAGGTCGGCACGGACAATGAGGAAGGCGATCCGGGTACGGTCAATTTCCCCCTCAGCAATATCTCGGGCATCTATTCCTACCTGCCTTATGCGGTGTCGCGCCGCCTGGTGCTGTTTCAGGAAAAGTTCAATCTGGATGACTGGCTGGCCTTCGTCGACCGCCATCAGCCGACTACGGTAGTCATCCCTCCGGCAGGCGTGCGCATGCTGCTGGACCGAAAGGACGTGCCTGACGATGCGCTGAAAAGCGTGAAGTACGTGCAGGTCGGCACGGCTGCGGTCGACGTAGATTCGCACAAGGCATTCGAAAAGCGATTCGGCGTGGCGATCCTGCTGTCCTATGGCGCGACCGAATTCTGCGGCGCGGCCACGACGATGACGGCTGCGCAGTACGAGCAGTTCGGCGAAGCGAAATTCGGCAGCGTCGGCAAGCCGACCGGACAGAACATCGTCAGGATCGTCGATCCCGAAACGCGTGCTCAGCTGCCCGCAGGCGAAACCGGCCTGATCGAAGTCAAGATTCCCATGCTGGGCGACGATTTCATCCGCACGACCGACCTGGGCATGCTGGACGAGGACGGGTTCCTGTTCCATCGCGGCCGTAACGACGGTGTGATCGTGCGGGGCGGCTTCAAGATCATGCCCGGCACGATCGAAAGCGTCATCAACCGCATCGAAGGCGTGGCCGTGAGCAGCGTGGTGGGTGCCCCTAACCGGCGGCTGGGCGAAGTGCCCGTTGCCCTGATCGAGATGCAGCCGGGCCACGAACCGCTGCCTGCGGCCGAAGTGGAAAAGGCGATTCGCGCTGCACTTCCGGCCACCAACGTGCCGGTGGCCTATCTTTTCCCGACTGAATTGCCGCGCACCCCTTCGCTGAAGATCGATCTGAAGACGGTGAAGAAAATGGCTGCCGATGCGGTCGATGAAGGAGCGAAGGTGTGA
- a CDS encoding acyl-CoA dehydrogenase family protein — protein MNLSLSEDQTILADEFRKFFASESAMERVRAAEEKMGGFDPELWRSLGEMGALAMRIPGEDGFGLFEAGLVAFEAGRQLASGPLVEAILAARLLAQLGGPEDLIALASTGEAVVTLALHEAAVGAQIVPGGAVADAILVLSGDEVRLVREIVGKAPDNLGGQPLAPIDLSDKGEILASDGDARAAFLAGLEEWKILTAAWMAGAGLRALELAGEYAKEREQFGRAIATFQAVAHPLADMAAEMTGADLAWRWAVAEVAQGGGKAAAAAPMAFWFAAQASSQAVYRAQHTFGGYGLALEYDIQLYVRRARAAAAILGDPRDQLITAGRRLWLDETAALPETGHPGIEFGYGEAAEAFAQETREFFQRELTDEYRANAHFSYDGHDWDLNRKMGEARLLFPSWPEEFGGRGLDDLATAAALQVWEDEGVTSHSQYVSNLVGHSLIHFGSDEVKRDIVPRLAKGEIISCLGFSEPHSGSDVFAAKTRARKDGDDWIIDGQKMWTSGANLAHHAFLLARTDPDAPKHKGMTVFLVPLDDPGVEIHPVHTFQDERTNATFYENVRVPDSYRIGPVNGGLQVMGFALMIEQGGGGFVGPHRHAVESAVEWAREASRSGRKAIENPRVLERIAAAATRNTVSYLLYWRALWLKTQGTDRAAGPMSKLYGSEALLKDAVDLFELAAPDTLLRGKHGARRLEHEMRHASVTTVYGGTSEVHRSQVAEAFFGLPKSR, from the coding sequence GTGAACCTTTCCCTTTCCGAAGACCAGACCATCCTAGCCGACGAATTCCGCAAGTTCTTTGCCAGCGAAAGCGCGATGGAGCGTGTACGCGCCGCCGAAGAGAAGATGGGCGGCTTCGATCCGGAATTGTGGCGCTCGCTCGGCGAGATGGGCGCGCTTGCCATGCGCATCCCCGGCGAAGACGGCTTCGGGTTGTTCGAGGCCGGGCTGGTGGCCTTCGAAGCCGGTCGGCAATTGGCCAGCGGCCCTCTGGTGGAAGCCATCCTCGCGGCAAGGCTGCTTGCGCAACTTGGGGGACCTGAGGACCTCATCGCCCTGGCCTCTACCGGCGAGGCCGTCGTGACGCTGGCGCTGCACGAGGCCGCCGTCGGCGCGCAGATCGTTCCGGGCGGCGCGGTGGCCGACGCCATCCTCGTGCTGTCGGGCGACGAGGTCCGCCTTGTTCGCGAGATTGTCGGAAAGGCTCCCGACAATCTCGGCGGTCAGCCGCTTGCGCCCATCGACCTGTCCGACAAGGGCGAAATCCTTGCATCGGACGGCGATGCACGCGCGGCATTTCTTGCCGGGCTTGAGGAATGGAAGATCCTCACCGCCGCCTGGATGGCAGGCGCCGGGCTTCGCGCCCTTGAGCTGGCGGGAGAATACGCCAAGGAACGCGAGCAATTCGGCCGCGCCATTGCCACTTTCCAGGCCGTTGCCCATCCACTGGCCGACATGGCCGCGGAAATGACCGGAGCCGACCTGGCCTGGCGCTGGGCCGTTGCTGAAGTCGCTCAGGGCGGCGGCAAGGCGGCAGCCGCCGCGCCAATGGCATTCTGGTTTGCCGCACAGGCCTCTTCACAGGCCGTGTACCGGGCCCAGCATACATTCGGCGGATATGGCCTCGCGCTCGAATACGATATCCAGCTCTATGTCCGCCGCGCGCGGGCAGCCGCCGCGATCCTTGGCGATCCGCGCGATCAGTTGATCACGGCCGGCCGCCGCTTGTGGCTGGACGAAACCGCAGCCCTGCCCGAAACCGGCCACCCGGGCATCGAATTCGGTTACGGCGAAGCGGCAGAGGCTTTCGCGCAGGAAACCCGAGAATTCTTTCAGCGCGAACTGACCGACGAATATCGCGCGAACGCACATTTCTCCTATGACGGCCACGATTGGGACCTGAACCGGAAAATGGGCGAAGCGCGCCTCCTGTTTCCCAGCTGGCCCGAGGAATTCGGCGGGCGCGGTCTTGACGATCTCGCCACCGCCGCCGCGCTGCAGGTGTGGGAAGACGAAGGCGTCACCTCCCACTCGCAATATGTCTCGAACCTTGTCGGCCATTCGCTCATCCATTTCGGATCGGACGAAGTGAAGCGCGACATCGTGCCGCGCCTCGCCAAGGGCGAAATCATCTCGTGCCTCGGCTTCTCGGAACCCCATTCTGGCAGTGACGTCTTCGCAGCCAAGACGCGAGCCCGAAAGGACGGCGACGACTGGATCATCGACGGGCAGAAGATGTGGACGAGCGGCGCCAACCTGGCCCACCACGCCTTCCTGCTCGCGCGCACCGATCCCGACGCGCCCAAGCACAAGGGCATGACCGTGTTTCTCGTGCCGCTCGACGATCCGGGCGTGGAAATTCATCCCGTCCACACCTTCCAGGACGAGCGGACCAATGCGACGTTTTATGAAAACGTGCGCGTTCCCGATTCCTATCGCATCGGCCCGGTCAATGGCGGGCTGCAGGTGATGGGCTTCGCCCTGATGATCGAGCAAGGCGGCGGCGGTTTCGTCGGGCCGCATCGCCACGCAGTGGAATCCGCCGTCGAATGGGCGCGCGAAGCCAGCCGCAGCGGCCGCAAGGCGATCGAGAACCCGCGCGTGCTCGAACGCATCGCCGCGGCGGCGACGCGCAACACGGTTTCCTACCTACTGTACTGGCGCGCCTTATGGCTGAAGACCCAGGGCACAGACCGCGCGGCCGGACCGATGAGCAAGCTCTACGGCTCGGAAGCGCTTCTCAAGGACGCGGTCGACCTGTTCGAACTCGCAGCTCCCGACACTCTGCTGCGCGGCAAGCATGGCGCACGGCGGCTTGAACATGAAATGCGGCACGCATCCGTTACCACGGTCTATGGCGGCACCAGCGAGGTCCACCGCAGCCAGGTGGCGGAAGCCTTCTTCGGCCTGCCGAAAAGCCGCTGA
- a CDS encoding acyl-CoA dehydrogenase family protein codes for MRLIEDPKLDRFRAECRDWLQDNVPTAKRPPDGLALREYDLAWQRTQYEGGWAGVSWPKEYGGRGLSVLEQLIWHEEYARAGAPPSASMFVALSHAGPTLIVQGSDEQKQRYLPKILKGEENWCQGFSEPGAGSDLASLKTRGVVDGDHLVVTGTKIWTSYAEGANRQELLVRTDPEQPRHRGLTWIVCDMDLPGIDIRPITAMSGVTHFAQVFYDEVRIPLANVVGEINKGWAIAMTTLGFERGTGTIAHQIELANGVERLIEVAGETTDPETGRSLLDDDAVAARLAGLRAEVMALRSLTVASVSRGMREEVPGAEGNIPALYFGELTRRVNGAALEILGPAALARDGEHNWPLHYLESFKWAIGGGTSEIRRNVIGERVLGLPRGPRAI; via the coding sequence ATGCGCCTGATAGAAGACCCCAAACTTGACCGCTTCCGGGCTGAATGCCGCGACTGGCTGCAGGACAACGTCCCCACGGCCAAGCGACCGCCCGACGGGCTTGCCCTGCGCGAATACGATCTGGCCTGGCAACGCACCCAGTACGAAGGGGGCTGGGCCGGTGTTTCCTGGCCAAAGGAATATGGCGGGCGCGGCCTGTCGGTGCTGGAACAGCTGATCTGGCACGAGGAATACGCCCGCGCCGGCGCTCCGCCATCGGCTTCGATGTTCGTCGCGCTCAGCCATGCCGGGCCCACTTTGATCGTTCAGGGCTCCGACGAACAGAAGCAGCGCTATCTGCCCAAGATCCTCAAGGGCGAGGAAAACTGGTGTCAGGGCTTCTCCGAACCGGGCGCGGGATCGGACCTCGCCTCGCTCAAGACGCGCGGCGTAGTCGACGGCGATCATCTCGTCGTCACGGGCACGAAGATCTGGACCAGCTATGCCGAGGGCGCCAACCGGCAGGAACTGCTCGTGCGGACCGATCCCGAGCAGCCGCGCCATCGCGGGCTAACGTGGATCGTGTGCGACATGGACTTGCCCGGCATCGACATCCGCCCGATCACCGCCATGTCAGGCGTAACCCATTTCGCGCAGGTCTTCTACGACGAGGTCCGCATCCCGCTTGCCAACGTGGTAGGCGAGATCAACAAGGGCTGGGCCATCGCGATGACCACGCTGGGCTTCGAACGCGGCACCGGCACCATTGCCCACCAGATCGAGCTGGCCAATGGGGTCGAACGCCTGATCGAGGTAGCTGGCGAAACGACTGACCCGGAAACCGGACGCTCCCTGCTGGACGACGATGCCGTTGCCGCCAGGCTGGCGGGGCTTCGGGCAGAAGTGATGGCGCTGCGTTCGCTGACCGTTGCCTCGGTTTCGCGCGGAATGCGCGAAGAGGTTCCGGGCGCGGAAGGCAATATCCCCGCTCTCTATTTCGGAGAGCTGACCCGGCGCGTGAACGGCGCGGCGCTCGAAATACTGGGCCCCGCGGCACTGGCGCGCGACGGCGAGCATAACTGGCCGCTGCATTACCTGGAATCGTTCAAGTGGGCGATCGGCGGAGGCACATCGGAAATTCGCCGCAACGTGATCGGCGAACGCGTGCTTGGCCTGCCCCGTGGACCCCGAGCCATATGA
- a CDS encoding acyl-CoA dehydrogenase family protein, producing MIIDLHPTEDQQMIADSIGAMLADTLPVSRLREKDAWAAAPEVAMWKDFAELGLFAMALPEDEGGAGYGLCEELVAARELGRVLASPSLLAQIAAVHLASGDDRAALVSGDKRAAFATPGVDGALYLYDGVGADFVVVLDSGVSLHKADGFDWSEAVAMDETVSIRRASPAPAPGNRDAMADRVSLLISAALAGMAQAATELAVEYAGQREQFGQPIGSFQAIKHALADMRVRADAADSQSRVAAVAFGLGGNDRREVAAARWLAGNAALENARAGIQVHGGMGFTAECDAHLFLKRAHLFASLGSSRRGEERRLIASA from the coding sequence ATGATAATCGACCTTCACCCGACAGAAGACCAGCAGATGATTGCCGACTCCATCGGCGCGATGCTGGCCGATACGCTTCCGGTCTCGCGCCTGCGCGAGAAGGATGCCTGGGCCGCCGCACCCGAAGTGGCGATGTGGAAGGACTTTGCCGAACTCGGCCTTTTCGCAATGGCCCTGCCGGAGGATGAGGGCGGTGCCGGCTATGGCCTTTGCGAAGAACTGGTCGCAGCGCGCGAACTGGGCCGCGTCCTGGCATCGCCATCGCTGCTTGCGCAGATTGCCGCAGTCCATCTTGCCTCGGGCGACGACCGCGCCGCGCTCGTGTCCGGAGACAAGCGGGCCGCTTTCGCAACTCCCGGTGTGGATGGCGCGCTCTACCTCTATGACGGAGTCGGAGCCGACTTTGTCGTCGTGCTCGACAGCGGCGTTTCGCTGCACAAGGCAGATGGGTTCGACTGGTCCGAGGCGGTCGCGATGGACGAGACGGTCTCGATCAGGCGCGCGTCCCCGGCCCCCGCGCCCGGGAACCGCGACGCCATGGCGGACCGGGTTTCGCTGCTGATCAGCGCAGCACTGGCAGGCATGGCGCAAGCGGCAACCGAACTTGCCGTCGAATATGCCGGTCAACGCGAACAGTTCGGCCAACCCATCGGGTCTTTCCAGGCGATCAAGCACGCGCTGGCCGACATGCGGGTGCGCGCCGATGCGGCAGATTCACAATCGCGCGTGGCCGCCGTGGCCTTTGGCCTGGGCGGGAACGACCGGCGCGAAGTGGCCGCTGCGCGCTGGCTGGCCGGCAATGCGGCCTTGGAAAACGCCAGGGCAGGCATCCAGGTACACGGCGGCATGGGTTTCACCGCCGAGTGCGACGCACATCTGTTCCTGAAGCGCGCCCACCTGTTCGCAAGTCTGGGCAGCAGCCGTCGAGGCGAGGAGCGCAGGCTGATCGCTTCAGCCTGA
- a CDS encoding SDR family NAD(P)-dependent oxidoreductase, translating to MATTLGIEGQSAVIWGGGAGIGEATARLLAAHGARVVVADRDGDAARRLCEALGETGAEALAVEVDVRDESAVEAAVAQAGKAFGVPTLCASVIGVADWCDLIDMDTAMWDAQLALNLRPMFLIGRTMARVMRDGGVGGAMAFVGSIASEQGAARHAAYGAAKGGMVSLARSMALEWGRLGIRVNCIAPGPIATARITASPQMEALFHMKLPAGRFGTVDEVAQALAWVLSPQASFVTGQTIMADGGWMVTPAIVAEDNPNLPERN from the coding sequence ATGGCAACGACACTCGGGATCGAGGGGCAAAGCGCCGTCATCTGGGGCGGCGGCGCCGGTATCGGAGAGGCGACCGCGCGCCTGCTTGCAGCACACGGCGCGCGGGTCGTGGTGGCGGATCGGGATGGCGACGCAGCGAGACGGCTATGCGAAGCGCTCGGCGAAACCGGTGCCGAAGCTCTCGCGGTCGAGGTCGATGTGCGCGATGAAAGTGCCGTCGAGGCTGCTGTCGCGCAAGCCGGGAAGGCGTTCGGCGTGCCGACCTTGTGCGCCAGTGTCATCGGCGTGGCCGACTGGTGCGACCTGATCGACATGGACACCGCCATGTGGGACGCACAGCTCGCGCTGAACCTGCGACCGATGTTCCTGATCGGCCGCACGATGGCACGCGTGATGCGCGATGGCGGCGTCGGCGGTGCAATGGCCTTCGTCGGGTCCATCGCCAGCGAACAGGGCGCCGCGCGCCATGCCGCCTATGGCGCTGCGAAAGGGGGCATGGTCTCGCTGGCCAGGTCGATGGCGCTCGAATGGGGCCGCCTGGGGATCCGGGTAAATTGCATTGCGCCCGGCCCGATCGCCACGGCGCGCATCACCGCGTCGCCGCAGATGGAGGCACTGTTCCACATGAAGCTGCCGGCGGGGCGCTTCGGTACGGTGGATGAAGTTGCACAGGCGCTGGCCTGGGTGCTTTCACCGCAGGCCAGCTTCGTGACCGGGCAGACGATCATGGCCGACGGGGGCTGGATGGTCACCCCGGCGATTGTGGCCGAGGATAACCCGAACCTGCCCGAACGGAACTGA
- a CDS encoding IclR family transcriptional regulator produces the protein MSRPALSALRALEIIDLMAAQPAEKFTLSDIMRFTGTNASSLHAILNVMMQRGYLLRDPERKTYRLAPALVAIGEAAARHDPLLEQARQVASAWAARSGRETLLTARAGSDIIGVARFAVQAGMSTSLRVGQRVPLRAPLGGLFIAWSDEEDIAAWCAPRDQVQGQVVSQSAREGHERALQLLRHRGFLVSLRSAEHGAFTRHLADVEEGAGAQASLAMLLAAMDNGLYQPPEIHPDGEYSVRMLSVPIFDRHRRVLYNIGVSYPHEPVRGAQLLAEADSLVEACSAIWADAAPAFASGNT, from the coding sequence ATGAGCAGGCCCGCCCTATCCGCATTGAGAGCGCTTGAGATCATCGACCTGATGGCGGCTCAGCCTGCGGAAAAATTCACCCTGTCGGATATCATGCGGTTCACCGGGACGAATGCTTCCTCGCTGCATGCGATCCTGAACGTGATGATGCAGCGCGGCTATCTGTTGCGCGATCCGGAACGCAAGACCTACCGACTCGCCCCGGCACTGGTGGCGATCGGAGAGGCGGCGGCACGGCACGATCCGCTGCTTGAACAGGCGCGGCAGGTGGCATCCGCCTGGGCGGCGCGCAGCGGGCGTGAGACTTTGCTGACTGCCCGGGCTGGCAGCGACATCATCGGTGTGGCGCGGTTCGCCGTGCAGGCGGGGATGAGCACCAGCCTTCGCGTCGGGCAGCGCGTTCCACTGCGCGCACCTTTGGGCGGATTGTTCATCGCCTGGTCGGACGAGGAGGATATCGCGGCATGGTGCGCGCCCCGGGACCAGGTGCAGGGCCAGGTCGTGTCGCAATCCGCGCGCGAGGGGCACGAGCGTGCGCTGCAGCTTCTGCGCCACCGCGGGTTTCTGGTTTCGCTTCGCTCGGCCGAACATGGCGCCTTCACCCGTCATCTTGCCGACGTGGAGGAAGGGGCCGGTGCGCAGGCGAGCCTGGCCATGCTGCTCGCGGCGATGGACAACGGCCTATACCAACCGCCGGAAATCCACCCGGACGGTGAGTACAGCGTGCGGATGCTTTCGGTGCCGATCTTCGACCGCCACCGGCGCGTGCTTTACAACATCGGCGTGAGCTATCCGCACGAGCCTGTCAGGGGGGCGCAATTGCTGGCTGAAGCCGATTCGCTCGTCGAAGCTTGCAGCGCCATCTGGGCCGATGCTGCCCCGGCTTTTGCATCGGGAAACACATGA